In Deefgea piscis, the DNA window AACGAAATTTCATCTGTAATCACAGGCATTAACATACATGCCACATTGAGCAATTATTTATTTAGCTTTCCAAGCTGCGCCAATTTTGCTTAACAAAGCCAATGACTGGCTATTTTCTCTTGATTTAGCGATGGCTTCTGCAATAAATGCCCATAAAATACTTAAGAACAGCGCGGCAAATGCGGACAATAATACAATTAAAGCACGCTTAGGCCCTGATTTTTCATCGGGAACTTCAGCTGCTGTCATTTTTAATTCATCGCGCTCTTGTTTTTTTAATAATTCAATGCGGCGATCAAGTCGCTCGATTAAAGCATCCCAATACGCTTGCTGCTGCAAAGCCCCTACTGCGGCAATCCATAAGCCGGTATTGTTGGCATTGGCTTGTTTTTTCATGCTGTCAACCACTAGGCGCTGCAAGCTCGAAAGCTGATCTTGCATGCGCACTAGTTCGTTTTGCATCATATCGCTGACACCACCTTGCAACGTCGATTCAGCTTGAATCGCGGCTAAGCTGGTAATGCCATAACGATCTGCTGCTGACAATTGGTTAATCATTGCCGCCAAATCGGCCTGTTTCATCTCGGCATCGTATTTATTTTTATTTTTTTGCGCCATTTCACGGCGAGTTTCTAATTCATAACGCTGTTTTGATGATTCCAATAATCGCATACTGTATAAATTGTTCTGCAGCGCTAAACCCATTTTGTTGGCCAATAAAGCGGCAAATTCTGGATTTTGATCGGTCACATTAATATCTAAAAAACCATCTTTGGCGTTTAAAGTGACTTTAACTGCATTACCCATTGCATTACGCGTTGCTTGTCGGCCTTTAGTATCAAAGTGCTCTGCCAGCTTCATTTCTTTAGCGATTGTTTCTTTCACTTGATCGTTAGTTAAGACCCAATTGTAAACAGCCGCATTTTTCGACGGTGCAATTTTAAGTGTTGCGGTGTACTCATTGGGCAAACTAAACGCCACCGCTGCTGCAATCACTGCAGCCAAAATCGGTAGACCAATAATCAGTTTTTTGTGCTTGGTCAGTACCAGTAGCAAATCGAGCAAAGAAATTTCGTCTTCTGTTTCTGGCTTGCGATTGGATGGCTCGCTGGAGTGTGCAACAGTCATTGGCGTGTTTTCTGTAAAAAGATTAAAAAAGTTTAAAACATCGAAAAATGCCGGCCATTATAATCGATGACGGTCAATTTTTATTTTTTGTAAGCAAAAAGCCAGCATTTACGCTGGCTTTTTGATTTAAACCATACAAACTATCAAAATTCAAACGCAGGTATCGTGACGCGCATTCTAGGTAAGTTGTAATCAAAGACTTGTTTTTGCTCGAGCACTGCGCCTGCTTGGCGATATAAAGTGGCATACATCATCGGTTCTTCACCAATAATCGCCAGCAAACGGCCATTATTAGCTAGTTGTGCCAACAAGCTGGCTGGCGCTTGAGCGAACGAAGCAGTGGCGATAATCGCGTCAAATGGCGCTTGGCCATTGGCTGCTAAGGCATCACCAACTTCGGCGCGGGCGTTTTTAATGCCAGCCGCTTTCAGTTGCGCATTAATAAATGCCACGTATTCAACATCTGCGTCCACTGCCACCACGTTCGCGCACAAACCTGCAGCCAAGGCCACCAAGTAAGCTGCGCCAGGGCCAGCAATCAGCAATTTATCGGAGGGTTTTAAGTCTATTTCTTGCAATAAACGCGCTTCAACCTTAGGAGCAAGCATCAGCTGGCCATTTGCCAATGGCAACTCAGCGTCAACAAAAGCCAGTTCTTTTTTATCCGCCGGCACAAAGTCTTCACGGCGCGTATTGAGAATGCGCTCAAGAATCACAGGATTCAACACATTCCACGGGCGAATTTGCTGCTCAACTAAAAGATAACGTGCGTTTTCCCAATCCATGTTTGCTTCACCTCAAGACAAGCCGACTACGGCGATTAGATTATTCAATTTGTCTTGCAATTATCCCACAACTCTTTTAATTTCACATTCATGAATCGCTAGGGGTTCCGATTTAAGCGACTTTTCTGCTGATAAAGCCATTTTTGGCCAAAGTCACCAGAAGCAACGTCAGCAAATCGGATGAGATATACCCTTGGAACCTGACCCGGTTAATACCGGCGTAGGAAAGCGAGTCGCTGACTTTTTGCGCCCTCACTCCTATGCCGTCTTTTTAAATCACGCGCCAGCGAGCGCGACTGAATCACTCATCTGAGTTTGAATCAGTGCACAGGAGAACACCATGAACGCAAAAGCAGAATTTTCCGCCGATTCGGCCGTCGTCGACGAAGCCGCCATCAAGCCACTACCTAATTCTCGCAAAATCTATGTACCAGGCTCACGCGCTGACATTCAAGTGCCAATGCGCGAAATCAGCCAAGCCGATACCCCATTGCAAATGAGTATCAGCGGCGCGGTCGAAAAAAACCCACCGATTTTCGTCTATGACTGTTCTGGCCCTTACACTGATCCTGCGGCTAAAATCGACGTGCGCAAAGGCTTAGAGCCAATTCGTGCGGCGTGGATTGCCGAGCGTAACGACACCGAAGTGTTGCCTGAACTCACCAGCGAATACGGCCGCATGCGCGAAGCCGACAAGAGCCTTGATGTTTTACGCTTTGAATTGCAACGCAAACCACGCAAAGCCATCGCCGGCAAAAACGTCTCGCAAATGCATTACGCGCGCCAAGGCATCATCACCCCAGAAATGGAATACGTCGCGATTCGCGAAAACATGAATCGTGCTGCCTACCTAGAAAGCCTAAAAACGGACAGCCCAACTGGCGACAAAATGTTGGCGATGATGAATCGTCAGCACAAAGGCGAAAACTACGGCGCGAATATGCCCGACGTAATTACGCCAGAATTCGTGCGCAGTGAAATCGCCTGTGGCCGCGCCATTATCCCGAACAACATCAATCACCCAGAATCAGAGCCAATGATTATTGGCCGCAACTTTTTGGTGAAAATTAACGGCAATATCGGTAATTCTGCGGTAACGTCTTCGATCACCGAAGAAGTCGACAAAATGACTTGGGGCATCCGCTGGGGTGCCGACACCATTATGGATTTGTCGACCGGCAAAAACATCCACGAAACGCGTGAATGGATTTTGCGTAATTCGCCAGTGCCAATCGGTACCGTACCAATCTACCAAGCACTGGAAAAAGTCAACGGCAAGGCTGAAGATCTGACTTGGGAATTATTCCGCGACACCTTGATTGAGCAAGCTGAGCAAGGCGTGGATTACTTCACGATTCACGCTGGCGTATTGTTGCAATACGTACCGATGACGGCGAACCGCATGACCGGCATTGTGTCGCGCGGCGGCTCGATTATGGCCAAATGGTGCTTGGCGCATCACCAAGAAAATTTCTTGTACACGCACTTTGAAGACATCTGCCAAATCATGAAGGAATACGACGTCGCCTTCAGTTTGGGCGATGGCTTGCGCCCTGGCTCAATCTGGGATGCCAACGATGAAGCGCAATTGGGCGAATTGAAAACACTTGGCGAATTGACGCAAATCGCGTGGAAACACGACGTGCAAGTGATGATCGAAGGCCCTGGCCATGTGCCAATGCAATTGATTAAAGAGAATATGGATAAAGAGTTGGATTGGTGCCATGAAGCACCGTTCTACACGCTTGGCCCATTGACCACCGACATTGCACCGGGCTACGACCATATTACGTCTGCGATTGGTGCGGCGCAAATTGGCTGGTACGGCTGCGCGATGCTGTGCTACGTAACGCCAAAAGAGCATTTAGGCTTGCCAAACAAAGCCGACGTGAAAGAAGGCATCATCACTTACAAATTGGCAGCGCACGCCGCCGATTTGGCCAAAGGTCATCCGGGCGCGCAAATTCGCGACAATGCACTCTCTAAAGCACGTTTTGAATTCCGTTGGGAAGATCAGTTCAATCTCGGCCTTGATCCAGACCGCGCGCGTGAGTTTCATGATGAAACACTGCCAAAAGACAGCGCTAAAGTCGCACATTTCTGCTCAATGTGTGGCCCGCATTTCTGCTCGATGAAAATCACCCAAGACGTACGCGAATTCGCCGCCAAACAAGGCATCAGCGAAATCGAAGCCCTCAAAAAAGGCATGGAGACCAAATCGATCGAGTTCGTGAAAACCGGTGCCGAGGTATATCACAAGCAGTAATACTAGTCGTGGGCTAGATTGATATACCCATACAAAAACGCAGCGCCAAATCCTTGGTCGCTGCGTTTTTTATTTGCTGCCAGTCAGATTTCAATCTGATTTAGATCCGATTTACCATGTGTGCGACAGCACCAGCGAAATTTCTCGCTCTTTGCTTGTACCTTGCGCAGTGCGCACCGGCCATTCGCCCACTAGCCGTACGCTATTGCGCCCTGGCAGACGAAAATTAATCGCGCCGCCAGCCAGCCAATTATTGATTTGATCGTTCTCCGTTTTACCGCCACGCGTCACCATGCCACCCGTTTGGTATTCCAACGTCGCCGCCAGCCACATCTCAGGAATCGGGCTGAAACTCGCCATAGTTTTCAGTTGATATACGTTTTTTTGCTCAAACCGACCGGTTTTATACTCTGTATTGTCGCCATACCAAGATAGTCCTGCCACGCCCTCCAAAACCCATTGATTCATCGTCCAAGCCAGTTGGCATTCGGGCAGCAGCATCCAGCGATTGGCGGTGATATTGGCCGATTGGTGTTTTTCATACGCGGCCGTTGGAATATTAATTTGCATGCCGCAGGCGCTACTTAAGCCGTTGCGATCAAATTGTTTAACCGCCTCGCGATCTAAAGCTGGCCGGCGATAAAGGCCCACACCAAAGCCCAACATTACATCACCAATACCATCGGCCTCGGCCGGCGCGCGGCGGCTATTGGTAAACGATTGATCAACCGTAACATACGGTAATTGCACCGCCACATACGCCAGTTGTCCCGCAAGATCAAAATACTGCGCATGCCGCACGCTCACGCTCTGCTTATCAACGATTTCAAAATTTTGTGGACCACGAGGCGATTCAATCTGTTGCTGGCGAATACGCAATGAAGTACGGCTGGTATCATCGGCCACCATCCCAAATTGCCGAGGATCCAGCGCATACGTTGGCAAACTCATTAACACCAAACCCACCGCCCCAACCGACTTCTTATTCATTGGCATATCAAAAACCCAAACCCCAGCAAGGCTGCACACAATATACGGACTTTACCTTATATGACAGTCACACTTACAAACAAAACCAAAATAAACAATGAATTGAGTAAGCCCAACAACACTCGTCAATCCACACGCCAACCACCACAAAATCAGCCTAGCCAATCACACCGCTAAGCCTTTGAATACGTTATACTTCTGCCCCTTCGCCTGACTTGCTCTGGATTGCATTATGCTTTTGCCGCACCAACTTGAATTACTTGCCCCTGCCAAAACTGCCGAAATTGCGCGAGAAGCGATCTTGCACGGCGCAGATGCGGTGTATATCGGCGGCCCAAGCTTTGGCGCGCGGCATAATGCCAGCAATCCGATTGAAGACATCAGTGCCTTGGTGCAATTCGCGCATCGTTATCATTCGCGCGTGTTTGTTACGCTCAATACCATCTTGCACGACAACGAACTTGAACCCGCGCGTCAGCAAATTATTCAGCTGTATGAAGCCGGTGTGGATGCGCTGATTGTGCAAGACATGGGCGTACTCAAACTCGACATTCCGCCGATCCAGCTGCACGCCAGTACGCAATGCGATATTCGTAATCCGGCCAAGGCCAAGTTTTTGTCCGACGTAGGATTTTCGCAGATCGTATTGGCGCGTGAATTGGGCGTAAAGCAAATCCGCGAAATCAGCGCGGCCATTGGCGACACGGCGACGATTGAATACTTTATCCACGGCGCGCTGTGCGTGGCGTTTTCTGGGCAATGCAATATCAGCCACGCGGCGACCAATCGCAGCGCCAATCGCGGCGATTGCTCGCAAGCTTGCCGCCTGCCCTACACGCTGACCGATCATAAAGGCCAAGTGGTGGCGTTTGATAAGCATTTGCTGTCGATGAAAGACAATGATCAAACCGATAATTTGGCGCTACTGGTCGACGCCGGTGTGCGCTCGTTCAAAATCGAAGGCCGTTATAAAGATGCGCAATACGTTAAAAACATCACCGCGCATTATCGCCAGCACCTTGATGCCATTTTGGAACAACGTCCTGACCTCGCACCGGCATCGAGTGGTCGCAGCAAGATTTTCTTTACGCCAAATGTCGATAAAACCTTCCACCGTGGCCATACCGATTATTTCGCAACGGAACGTAAAACCGATATCGGCGCATTTGATTCGCCCAAATACGTTGGCCTGCCGGTGGGAACGATCACTCGCGTTACTGACAAGTTCTTTGAAATTGCACTGATCGACCCGAATGAGCCGCTAGCGAACGGCGATGGCCTGAATTATATGAAAAAGCGCGAAGTGGTCGGCGTGCAAGCCAATATCGTTGAGGCCATTCAATCCGCCACTCCCCACTCCCCACTCCCTGACACTTTCCGCGTCTTCCCCAATGAGGCCATGAGCGAGCTTGCTGGCCTCAAGGCAGGTATTGGCATGAACCGCAATCGGGATCATGCTTGGGAGCAGATACTGAATAAAAAATCCGCTGAACGCAAAATCGGTGTATGGCTTAATTTGTCTGAAACTGCGACTGGCCTTGCCCTCACCATCACCGATGCCGATGGCTGTACCGTGACCGTTGACGCGCCGATGGCGCTCGAGATTTCCCAGAATGCCGACAAAGCGTGGAGCGGTTTGATTGGCGGCCTTGGTAAACTCGGCAATACGATGTTTTATGCGGAAGACGTATCGCTGAACTTGAGCCAGCCTTGGCATGTCGCCGCCTCGGCAATTAATGCGCTACGCCGCGAAGCAGTTGAGCAATTGGAAATCGCTCGCGTTGCCGCTTGGCCCAAGCAAGAACGTAAAGTGCCAGTTGAACCACCGGCGATTTATCCTGATGAAACGCTGTCGTTTTTGGGTAATGTATATAACAAGAAAGCGCGCGAGTTTTATCAACAGCACGGCGTAAAACTGATCGCCGCCGCGTATGAAGCGCACGAAGAAGCCGGCGAAGTGCCGTTAATGATTACCAAGCATTGTCTGCGGTTTTCGTTTGAACTCTGCCCGAAACAAGCCAAAGGCGTGATTGGTGTCAAAGGTCAAATCAAGGCCGAGCCGATGACATTAGCCAACGACAAAGAAAGCTATACGCTGGTGTTTGATTGCAAACCGTGCGAAATGCATGTGATGGGCAAAATGAAACCGCATATTTTAAAATCGCCGCCACCGTCGATTATTCCAGTGCAAACCATTACCTTTCACAAAGCCAAGCCTGAGCCTGAAGGCTATAGCCATTAAACAACGCCGCAAAAAAATGCCGCCCTAGCGGTAATGCCGTTCACTTAAGCCAAGTGAACGGCATTTTTTTTCCTCGATTTCATTGCAGGTATCGCTTTTGACGCAAAGGTACAGAGAAAATCAACTGAAAAACCCTGATTTTCCTCCGCGCCTCTGCGTCAGGTTTTCAGGGTTTGTCGTTAAGTGAACTGTATTTCGCCCTAGCGGCATTTTTTTAAGCTTGAGGTTCAGTTTGATCCGAACCCTGCGGATTGCGCCATGGCGGCAAGGGGGCATATTGCGCCAGTAATTGGCTCACGCGCTCAACGCCATCGGCGGATCCCACCAGTGATGCCGGCGACATGCCATTGAGCTCTAAATGCGGGCAGGTAATCCACTTCACCACGGTATTTAAATCACCCAATTTATGCTCAGCCATATCAATGACCGGCAGCCAAGGCAACAATATTTGCGGCTCAAATTGCACCACCGCCATTAAATCGGCATGCAAATCAGGCTGCCCAGCCAGCTCTCGCTCGAGCAATTCAAAAAAAATACCGATTCGGGTTAAATCCATCATTGCCTCTGCTGCGCTTGGTTCTACTGCGGTTTAGATCTATGCTGCCTTCGCTATAAGCCTTCCGTTTTTCGGCAAGGAACGAATCGATGTCCCCGCTCTTAATAACGCGCCATATTCGGCTCAACATCATTGGCCCACGCCGCAATGCCACCGTCTAAATTAATCATATTTTCAAAACCTTGCCGTTCCAAAAATCCAGCCACTTGATAACTACGCACGCCGTGATGGCAAATCACCACGTAAGTGGCGTCCGGATCTAAACGCGTTTGTTCACTTGGAATGTGATTCATCGGCACATTTTGACTGCCGCTAATTTGGCATAAAGCCACTTCCCATGGTTCGCGAACGTCCAATAAATGAGGCGCTGCACGGTTTGAGTCTTGCAGCCAGAGATAAAGATCATTCGGATTAATATGTTGCATTTTTACTGCCCTTTGCATGCCACGACAACGCAAAAATACTGCGTTGCGTATTTAAAATCGATTCAGTTTGAGCGCCAGAGATCGCGACTCACCCCCAAGTTGGCTGACCAATCCTTTAGCGTAATAGCGAGTACATCGATGACCAGCAGACCACGATGCAAACCCACTTTGGCGCAACGATTTGGCGCATGGCGCGCAAATTAAATCAGTTTCCGGCTAGAGGCAATCAATTTAATTGATTACCATGGCCGCTACTCGCTGTCGCTAGCCTTTTTTGGAGTTGTCATGACTTATCTTTATAGCTTATTCGCCCTTAGCATTGGCCTGATTATTCCACTGCAGGCGGCCATTAATAACCAACTCAAATCCGTAATCGGGCACAGTACTTTGCTGGCAGCCTTAGTGTCTTTCTCGGTGGGTACGCTGGCCCTACTTTGCATCAGTCTGGCGACGGGGCAAAAAATCAGCGCACTGGCGCAACTACCGAAAGCCGAGCCGTGGATGCTGCTGGGGGGCTTACTGGGCGCGGTCTTTGTTTTTGGCACGACGTTGATTGCGCCTAAACTCGGCGCAGCGACGATGTTGTCGCTCATTATCACTGGGCAAATTATTGCCTCAATGCTGTTTGATCGATTTGGCTGGTTTGCCATGCCGATGAAAGATTTAAGCTGGCCACGCTTACTCGGCGCAGCCTTGATTATTATTGGCGTAGTCTTGGTGAACTTTGGCAATGATTGGCTTAATGCCAAGCCTTAAACGTAGGCTTGCTAAATCACATTACTTTCCTTTAGTCATACTTTTGAATAACCACGCAAAAACTTTCAATTGTAGAAATATTTCGTATTAAATCAATACATTACTGACACTTTTATCAATTCACTAGTCATTTTCATCCCCAGAATATTAATATGTTTTTGCTTACAAAAATCGAGTCAAACAGCAATCGTTTGCTGGCATCGTGAACTTGCCACTGAACGAATGCTGCTCTTCGATGATTTTTGTAATTTAAAAACAGCACTCGGCGGCGTCACCGATCGAAGTGCAATAAAAGGATGGAGACGGTATGTCAGAAATGAATCGTTGGATGTTGGCGGCAATCCCCGCCATGATGATCAGTGCTTATGCCCATGCTACACCGGCATGGAGCGAAGGCAGTACTTACAATGCAGGTACCATCGTCAGTTACAAAGGACTTAATTACAGCGCCCTCGTTACGCACACCGCTTACGTTGGCGCCGGCTGGACGCCGGATACCACCGCCACGCTATGGAAAGTAGCGGCCAATAGCAGCACCGCACCGACGGCCCAACCTAGCCCTAGCCCGACCGCCTCACCGACGGCGACCCAAACACCTGCGCCAACACCAACGCCAAGCATTGCGCCCACGGCAACACCGACCACCGCCCCCACGACACCAAGTAATTGCAGCACAACGTGGAATAGCGCCACCGCCTATCAAGGTGGACAGCGCGTGGTATATAACAACATCACTTTTGAAGCCAAATGGTGGGTACAAGGCACGATCCCATCGACCACCGACCAATGG includes these proteins:
- a CDS encoding Wzz/FepE/Etk N-terminal domain-containing protein translates to MTVAHSSEPSNRKPETEDEISLLDLLLVLTKHKKLIIGLPILAAVIAAAVAFSLPNEYTATLKIAPSKNAAVYNWVLTNDQVKETIAKEMKLAEHFDTKGRQATRNAMGNAVKVTLNAKDGFLDINVTDQNPEFAALLANKMGLALQNNLYSMRLLESSKQRYELETRREMAQKNKNKYDAEMKQADLAAMINQLSAADRYGITSLAAIQAESTLQGGVSDMMQNELVRMQDQLSSLQRLVVDSMKKQANANNTGLWIAAVGALQQQAYWDALIERLDRRIELLKKQERDELKMTAAEVPDEKSGPKRALIVLLSAFAALFLSILWAFIAEAIAKSRENSQSLALLSKIGAAWKAK
- a CDS encoding protein-L-isoaspartate O-methyltransferase family protein, whose translation is MDWENARYLLVEQQIRPWNVLNPVILERILNTRREDFVPADKKELAFVDAELPLANGQLMLAPKVEARLLQEIDLKPSDKLLIAGPGAAYLVALAAGLCANVVAVDADVEYVAFINAQLKAAGIKNARAEVGDALAANGQAPFDAIIATASFAQAPASLLAQLANNGRLLAIIGEEPMMYATLYRQAGAVLEQKQVFDYNLPRMRVTIPAFEF
- the thiC gene encoding phosphomethylpyrimidine synthase ThiC produces the protein MNAKAEFSADSAVVDEAAIKPLPNSRKIYVPGSRADIQVPMREISQADTPLQMSISGAVEKNPPIFVYDCSGPYTDPAAKIDVRKGLEPIRAAWIAERNDTEVLPELTSEYGRMREADKSLDVLRFELQRKPRKAIAGKNVSQMHYARQGIITPEMEYVAIRENMNRAAYLESLKTDSPTGDKMLAMMNRQHKGENYGANMPDVITPEFVRSEIACGRAIIPNNINHPESEPMIIGRNFLVKINGNIGNSAVTSSITEEVDKMTWGIRWGADTIMDLSTGKNIHETREWILRNSPVPIGTVPIYQALEKVNGKAEDLTWELFRDTLIEQAEQGVDYFTIHAGVLLQYVPMTANRMTGIVSRGGSIMAKWCLAHHQENFLYTHFEDICQIMKEYDVAFSLGDGLRPGSIWDANDEAQLGELKTLGELTQIAWKHDVQVMIEGPGHVPMQLIKENMDKELDWCHEAPFYTLGPLTTDIAPGYDHITSAIGAAQIGWYGCAMLCYVTPKEHLGLPNKADVKEGIITYKLAAHAADLAKGHPGAQIRDNALSKARFEFRWEDQFNLGLDPDRAREFHDETLPKDSAKVAHFCSMCGPHFCSMKITQDVREFAAKQGISEIEALKKGMETKSIEFVKTGAEVYHKQ
- a CDS encoding transporter, which codes for MNKKSVGAVGLVLMSLPTYALDPRQFGMVADDTSRTSLRIRQQQIESPRGPQNFEIVDKQSVSVRHAQYFDLAGQLAYVAVQLPYVTVDQSFTNSRRAPAEADGIGDVMLGFGVGLYRRPALDREAVKQFDRNGLSSACGMQINIPTAAYEKHQSANITANRWMLLPECQLAWTMNQWVLEGVAGLSWYGDNTEYKTGRFEQKNVYQLKTMASFSPIPEMWLAATLEYQTGGMVTRGGKTENDQINNWLAGGAINFRLPGRNSVRLVGEWPVRTAQGTSKEREISLVLSHTW
- a CDS encoding peptidase U32 family protein, coding for MLLPHQLELLAPAKTAEIAREAILHGADAVYIGGPSFGARHNASNPIEDISALVQFAHRYHSRVFVTLNTILHDNELEPARQQIIQLYEAGVDALIVQDMGVLKLDIPPIQLHASTQCDIRNPAKAKFLSDVGFSQIVLARELGVKQIREISAAIGDTATIEYFIHGALCVAFSGQCNISHAATNRSANRGDCSQACRLPYTLTDHKGQVVAFDKHLLSMKDNDQTDNLALLVDAGVRSFKIEGRYKDAQYVKNITAHYRQHLDAILEQRPDLAPASSGRSKIFFTPNVDKTFHRGHTDYFATERKTDIGAFDSPKYVGLPVGTITRVTDKFFEIALIDPNEPLANGDGLNYMKKREVVGVQANIVEAIQSATPHSPLPDTFRVFPNEAMSELAGLKAGIGMNRNRDHAWEQILNKKSAERKIGVWLNLSETATGLALTITDADGCTVTVDAPMALEISQNADKAWSGLIGGLGKLGNTMFYAEDVSLNLSQPWHVAASAINALRREAVEQLEIARVAAWPKQERKVPVEPPAIYPDETLSFLGNVYNKKAREFYQQHGVKLIAAAYEAHEEAGEVPLMITKHCLRFSFELCPKQAKGVIGVKGQIKAEPMTLANDKESYTLVFDCKPCEMHVMGKMKPHILKSPPPSIIPVQTITFHKAKPEPEGYSH
- a CDS encoding antitoxin Xre/MbcA/ParS toxin-binding domain-containing protein, which translates into the protein MMDLTRIGIFFELLERELAGQPDLHADLMAVVQFEPQILLPWLPVIDMAEHKLGDLNTVVKWITCPHLELNGMSPASLVGSADGVERVSQLLAQYAPLPPWRNPQGSDQTEPQA
- a CDS encoding rhodanese-like domain-containing protein; the encoded protein is MQHINPNDLYLWLQDSNRAAPHLLDVREPWEVALCQISGSQNVPMNHIPSEQTRLDPDATYVVICHHGVRSYQVAGFLERQGFENMINLDGGIAAWANDVEPNMARY
- a CDS encoding DMT family transporter, producing MTYLYSLFALSIGLIIPLQAAINNQLKSVIGHSTLLAALVSFSVGTLALLCISLATGQKISALAQLPKAEPWMLLGGLLGAVFVFGTTLIAPKLGAATMLSLIITGQIIASMLFDRFGWFAMPMKDLSWPRLLGAALIIIGVVLVNFGNDWLNAKP